In Litoribacterium kuwaitense, one genomic interval encodes:
- a CDS encoding GntR family transcriptional regulator, whose translation MKIYNSILSQIQLGFYQAGDRVPSEIELAEAFNVSRITTKRALDMLAQQQVIVRKRGKGSYVAWQNQLAEDQPVDVTEEKDASPRPIRKIGMVVPGVANTYGLEILRLVEKSVRQRGDVVLIASTDGSLAEEAAVIQRTLDAGVDGLLMTPVNGQHYNEPIIRLSLEQFPIVFIDRHLPGLPIPGVYTDNFAAAKETVAYLFERGLRRIVFVTPPTRGTASLEQRLAGYLAACAEFGIANAEQMVIEGDHYHNAEQLLEKLNEVEGDAYISSEHGVELVVAEWLANQEELDKPRICFDYPKSSYVDGEPSVTHIQQDEATMAKTAVELLYQLIEGEKMEAFQFLSPYTLIEGKSTKNLAFDGGNTS comes from the coding sequence TTGAAAATATATAATAGCATTCTCTCGCAAATCCAATTGGGCTTCTATCAGGCAGGTGACCGCGTGCCGTCGGAAATCGAATTAGCAGAAGCCTTTAATGTCAGTCGGATTACGACGAAGAGGGCATTAGATATGCTAGCGCAGCAACAAGTCATTGTGCGAAAAAGAGGCAAAGGCTCTTACGTAGCATGGCAGAATCAACTGGCAGAGGACCAGCCTGTTGATGTGACAGAGGAGAAGGATGCGAGCCCTCGTCCTATCCGAAAAATTGGCATGGTTGTTCCAGGGGTAGCCAATACATATGGGTTGGAAATTTTGCGGCTTGTCGAAAAAAGTGTACGTCAGCGTGGAGATGTCGTGTTAATCGCTTCTACTGACGGGTCTTTGGCGGAGGAAGCAGCTGTTATTCAGCGAACGTTAGATGCAGGCGTCGATGGTCTTTTAATGACGCCAGTAAACGGACAGCATTATAATGAACCGATTATTCGATTGAGTCTTGAACAGTTTCCTATCGTCTTTATTGACCGACATCTTCCTGGACTCCCGATCCCAGGTGTTTATACAGATAACTTCGCGGCTGCGAAGGAAACCGTTGCCTATTTATTCGAAAGAGGGCTTCGTCGGATCGTTTTTGTCACACCACCTACGCGTGGAACAGCTTCCTTGGAACAACGATTAGCGGGCTATTTAGCTGCGTGTGCAGAATTTGGAATAGCAAATGCAGAGCAGATGGTTATTGAAGGAGACCATTATCACAATGCAGAGCAATTACTTGAAAAATTGAATGAAGTAGAGGGAGATGCATATATTTCAAGTGAGCACGGGGTTGAGCTTGTCGTAGCAGAATGGTTGGCGAATCAAGAAGAGTTAGACAAGCCGCGCATATGCTTTGACTACCCAAAGTCTTCATATGTTGATGGAGAACCATCGGTGACTCATATCCAACAAGATGAGGCGACGATGGCAAAAACAGCTGTTGAGTTGTTATATCAATTGATTGAAGGAGAGAAGATGGAAGCGTTTCAATTCTTATCTCCATATACGCTTATTGAAGGGAAATCTACAAAAAACCTCGCGTTTGATGGGGGAAATACTTCTTGA